ACAAAGCGCTCGACATGCACGCTCTCTTCGGCCATGCCCGCTTGCACCAGCGCGGCCTGCGCCGCGTCCATGAAAGGACCGGGGCCGCAGATGAAAGCCTGTGCGCTGCTGACCACGAACGGCCTGGCCCAGATCGCCAATTGCTGCTGCGAAGGCGCGCCCTGCAAGGTGTCGAGCCAGTGCACGATCTGCAGACGTTCGGGATAGGCGCTCGCCAAAGCCTGCAAATCCTTCTTGAAGATCACCGATCGTTCATCGCGATTGGCATAGAACAGCACCACGCGGCCTTCGTGCTTTTGCAGCACGGTGCGCAGAATCGAGAACACCGGCGTGATGCCGCTGCCGCCCGCCAACAGCAGAAAATCCTGCGACATATTTTTCGGCGAGAACAACCCCGAAGGCGGCAGCAGCTCGATCGAGTCACCCACGCGCACCTTGTCGCACACCCAATTCGAGCCACGCCCCTGGTGCACGCGCTTCACGGTCACGCGCAACGCGGCGTCAAGTGCGGGCGAGCTCGACATCGAGTAGCAACGCGGCACATGGCGGCCCTCGATGGGAAGACGCAGCGTGAGGAACTGACCGGGCCGGTAGCTGAACTGCTCCGACAAATGCGACGGCACCTCGAACACGATGGACTTGGTGTCGTGCGTTTCCTCGATCACCTCTTTCACCCGCAGCGGGTGGTAGCGGCTGGCCGCTGGCGTGGCTTCACTGGTCGTCGTCATATCACTTTCCCTGACTCACTCACTCAAACTCTGCACTTGCTCTCACAGCACCGGCGCTCATGCCAGTGCAATATCCAGTTCGACTTGTCTTGCTTCGGCGTTCACCGGCTTGGCGCTGGGTTGCACATCGGCCGCAGCCGCGCGACCCGCACGACGCCCGGAGAACACGCAATCGGCCAGCGACAGACCGCTCACATAACGCGAAGAAGCCACGCCAACCGCCGTGCGACCAGCCGCGTACAGGCCCGGAATGTCACGACCATGCGCATCGAGCACATGACCGCTTTCTTCGTTGACCTTCAAACCGCCCAAGCTCAGCACCGCGAGCGGGAACATCTTCTGCGTGATCGAGATGTCGATGGCGAACAGCGTGCCGCCCTTGAACTCGTGGCGCATATCCATGGCCTTGCCCATCGTATCGACGCGCTCGCCGCGTGCAGCGGCGTTCGCATCGTCGAACTGGCGCTGCAGCACATTCGCATCCGCACCGATCTTTCGCGCAAGATCGGCCACATCGCGGCCTTTGACCGCAACCTTGTACATCAAAGCCAGCGCAGGCATGGACTGGAACGCCCACAGGCCACCGAACAGACATTGCCATGTGGCTTGGCGACGCAGCGCGCTGTCGATGATCAACCAGGCCTTGCCGCCCTGCTTTTCCATCAGCTCGTAGCCAAGCTTGGCTCCGTAGACCTGCTCGTTGCAGAAGCGTTCGCCGCGACGATTTACCACCAGACCCTTGGGCCAGACGGCAGGTGGCGTGATGAAACGCCATGCGGAGATGTTGTTCAGATCTTGCGTGCCCGCATTCACCGATTGACCAAGTCGCAGACCCGATCCATCGCAGCCCGCTGCGCCCGTGAGCCAGCCCGGTTTGTAGGCAGGTGCATGCAGGTCCAGCAATTCGGGATTGAAGATGTAGCCACCCGTGCTCAGCACCACGCCCTTGCGTGCGCGCAGATAGCGTTTTTCACCAATCTGGCTTTCGATCTGCGCGGCCTCGCGGCGACCAGCCTGCGCGCGCGGCGCCTGATAAAGACGCCACTTGGCGACCAGCGCATCCAGCGCCTTGTGGCGTGCGGTACGCGGATCGCCTTCGGGCAGCACCCAGACTTCCACGCCCAGAATACGGCCAGTTTTCTGCTCGCGCACCAAGCGACGCACGCGCGCCTGCGTCAACGTGCGCGCGCCATGTGCAATGGTTGACTGCTGCAGCGCGTTGAACAACGTGGTGCCCGACTGGCCCTTGGCCACCGTGCGATGGCCGCGCGGCGCTGGCCTCTTGGCAAGCCGCGGATTGCCGTAAGCTGGCACGACTTCGTTGCCCGAGTAGTAGAGATACACGCCGTCGGGCGGGTACGAGGTCTTGTACTTGGGCATGGTCGAATCAAAGCGCGCGCCCTGCCTTTCCAACCACTCCAGATTGGCGACACTGTCTTCGCAGAAGCGCTTGAGCGTGGCGTCGCTGACCACGCCGTTGACCTCGTGCTTCAAATAGTCGGCCATGGCCTCGGGCGTGTCGTCAAAGCCCGCTGCTTTCTGCTGTTGGGTGCCCCCACCCGCATAGACCACGCCGCCGGAAAGCACGCTCGCGCCGCCACCGCCAAAGCGGTCTACCACCAGCACATCCGCGCCCTGCTCGCGCGCCTCGATGGCAGCGCTCGCACCCGCAGCGCCCCAGCCCACCACCAGCACGTCGGTGCTGTCGTGCCATGTGATCTCGGATTCGGAGCCCACATCCAGCACCTGCTCGATGGGGTTGACGGTGCTGATGCGTTGCTTGTTGGACTTTACTGCCATGCGCGCTGCTCCTTACGCGGCCTGCTTGAGCAGTTGCGTGTTTTCAAGCGGCAGCGGTTTGCCCAGAATGTCGGCCACGGCGCGGAAAGCAAAGGTCATCGCGGGGCCGAGCGTGGAGCCCGCACCGGGATAAGCCGGCCCCATCACCGATGCCGAGTTGTTCCCAACGCAGTACAGCCCGGGAATCACCGCACCCTGTTCATTGAGCACGCGCGCCTCGCGGTCGGTCAGCAGTCCGCCCTTGGTGCCGATCTCGCCGGGCCACAGTTGCATGGCGTAGAACGGGCCTTTTTCCACTGCGCCCAAGTTCGGGTTCTTCAAGCGTGGATCGCCGTAGTAGCGGTCGAACACATTGCCGCCACGATCGAAATCCATGTCCTTGCCGGTCTTGGCATATTCGGTCATGCGGCGCGCGCTGTCCTTCAGACCTGCCGCATCCACGCCGATCTCGCGAGCCAGATCATCGAGCGTCTCGCCCTTCCAATAGACCTTGTTCAGCCAGCTCTTGCGCAGCTTGCTGTCAGGCACGGCCGAGCCGGGCATCAGCGGACCAATGGGATTCTGCGCGCGGAAATTCGCGTCGAACACGATCCACGCAGGTGCCGCGCCATGGCCCTTGGCCGCATCGGCCAGCATGGCCTGTTGGAATTCGGGATACGGGCCCGACTCGTTCAGAAAGCGCAGGCCACGGTTGTTGACCACCATGCAACCGGGCAAGGAGCGCTCGACAAAAATGCCGCGATACGCGGGTTCCTTGGGCACATCCATGGTCGGGCAACCCCAGGACCAGTCCATCAGATACAGTTGCGCGCCGACCGCCTTGCCTGCGCGATGCGCATCGCCTTCGTTGCCACCGACCGGCGTCGCGGTCCATTCGGCACGGCTGGGTTGCACCAGATATTGCTCGCGCATCTGCTGGTTGCGCTCGAAACCACCCGCGCCCAGCAGCACGCCGCGATTGGCGTTGATCTGCACGCGTTGGCCGTCCTTTTCAACGACCACGCCGGTCACGCGACCCGATGCGTCCTGCACCAGTTCCTTGAGCGCGGCCTTGCGCCACATGTCCACGCCCGCCTTGTTGGCAGCCGTGAGCAGTCCGGCGATCAGCGCCTGACCACCCGTGAGGCGACGGTCGCGCCGAGTCTTGTTGCGCCATGGGTAGTCGAGAAAATACTTCAGCATCATGCCGATGATGGTGAAACGCGATTTGAATTCGCGCGAAAGCATCGAGTGCGCTTCGAACGCGTTGATGCTCATGCGACCGAACAGCTGATTGCCCGGAGGGCCGGGGCGCATGGTCTCCAGCGCGGGCATGCCGAGCTTGGCGGCGTTGAAATCGACCGGGTCCATGGTGCGGCCACCGGGCTTCGAGCCTTCGATGTGCGGGTAGTAGTCCGCATACTTGGGCATGCAGCGGTAAGGAACACCGATCTGCTTAAGGTACTCGGCCATCTTGCTGGCGGTTTCCACATAGGCCAGCACGCGGTCGTCGCTCGCCATGCCGCGCACGCAACGCATCATGTAGCCGAAGGCCGTGGGCAGATCATCCTTGACGCCAGCGCGCTTCTGGTCGTAGTTCACCGGAATCCAGATGCCGCCGCCCGACAGCGCCGAGGTACCGCCAAACAGCTCCGTTTTCTCCACGACCAGCGTCTTGAGGCCCTGCTCCTTCGCACGAATCGCCCCCAGCAAAGCACCCGCGCCCGAGCCGACCACCACCACGTCATATTCCTGAACTGCCACGCTGCTTGTCTCCTGTATTAGTCTTTGTTCGTTTGCGTACGGCTCGCAGCCGAGTCACCCCAGCGCTGCCTTCTGAAAACGAAGGCCGCGCGTTTGCTTACCCGTGCTTAGACGAAAGGTTCCTGGTTTTGAATGCCCAGCACCTGCGAGCCATAAGCACGCACATAAGCGTCGGTGTTGTTGGCGATGTGCGAGCGACCCTGATGGATGTCGCGGAACACGCGCTCGATCGGGTTGGTACGAAAGGTGCCGCTGGCAGCGGTCGCACGCAGCAGTTCACTCGCGTGAAAGCCCGTGAGTTTGGGCACGTAGGACGCCTGTGCGCGCTGCAGCAGACGCTCTTCCAGACCCAGCTGGATACCTGTCTTGGCTGCGTCAACAATGCGCGCGTAGTTGCGGAACAGCACCAGCTTGAGTTGATCGAGCGCGATGGTCGCTTCGGTCACGGCGGTCTGCGAGTTCGGATCTTCGGCCGTTCTGTTGCCATGCTTGCCGACGTGGGCGGTGGCGCGGCGCTTGAATTCGCTGATCGCACCATCGAGTGCACCGAGGCACGACGTGGACACCGCACGCTGGAACACATGGGTGAACGGAATGCGGAACAGCCAGTTGGTGTTTTCGGCGCGGCCTGGGCAGCCTGCGTCGGAATGGTCGTTGGTGCGCTGCGTGCGGTGTTCCGGTACAAAGGCGTTTTCGACAATGATGTCGTGCGAACCCGTGGCGCGCAGGCCCAGCACGTCCCAGTTGTCTTCGATGCGGTAGTCGACCTTGGGCACGAGGAAGGTCACATGCTCCAGCGCGCCCGAGCCGTCCTTCTTGGGCAGCAAGCCGCCGAGGAACAGCCAGTCGCAATGCTTGGAGCCGCTCGAAAAGCTCCAGCGGCCACTGAACTGGTAGCCACCTTCGACAGGCACGGCCTTGCCGGTGGGCATGTAGGTCGATGCGATCCGCACGCTGGAATCCTGACTCCACACATCCTGCTGGGCCTGCGCCGGAAACAGCGCGAGCTGCCATGGGTGCACGCCCACCACGCCGAACACCCAGGCCGTGGACATGCAGCCCTTGGCCAGTTCCATCTGGATGGTGTAGAACACGCGCGGGTCCATCTCGTAGCCGCCCCAGCGCTTGGGTTGCAGCACGCGAAAGAACCCTTCGCGCGTCATCTCCTCGATGGTTTCGTCGCTGATGCGACCTTCCGTATCCGCCTGGAAAGAGCGCTCTGCCAGCTTGGGCGCGAGGGCCTTGGCCTTCTCGATCATCTCCAGCGCTTCGGGGGTGAGATAGCTCTCCGGTGCGAATTTGTCCGTCACTGCGTTCATTTGCTTGGGTCTCCGTCTCCGCCGTTCATGCGGCTTTGGGTTGATGGCGTACCAGTGGGTTGTTTGCCGCCAGTGGAGATGAATGCTCTCACCGCAACCAAGGGCATTCATCGTCCGAATTGACTAACGGCGACTAGAGACAAACACGGGTCTGGCCAACCGCCTGCTAGTCCGTGTGTGGGATTCCCGAATGGCGCATTGCCCGCAATCTCCAGCCTCAGGAGACAACCCATGCAAAGCACTGCAGCCACTTTCGATCCCAAGGATTTCCGCCGCGCACTCGGCATGTTCGGCACCGGCGTGACCATCGTGACCACCCGCGCCGACAACGGCGAGCCGGTCGGCATCACCGCCAACAGCTTCAATTCCGTGTCGCTGGAGCCGCCCATGGTGCTGTGGAGCCTGGCCAAGAACGCGCGCAGCCTGCCGGTGTTCCAGAACGCGCAGACGTGGAATGTGCACATCCTCTCGAACGAGCAGGAAGCCCTGTCCAACCGCTTTGCCCGCGCAGGCGAAGACAAGTTCTCGGGCCTGCCGCTCGACTCGCAAGACAGCCACGCCCCGCTGCTGCAGGACTGCAGCGCGCGCTTTCAGTGCAAGACGGCATTTCAGTACGACGGCGGCGACCACATCATCTTCGTGGGCAAAGTCACCGGCTACGACGCCACGCCGCGCCCGCCGCTGCTCTACGTGACCGGCGGCTACGCCCTCGCCTCGCGCAAGTCGGGCGAGATTGCAAGCGAGCCTGCAGCCGACACCAACCGCGCCTATTCCGAAAACCTGATCGGCTACCTGCTCGGCCGTGCGCACTTCCAGGTGCTCAACGGCATCCGCAAACCCATGTCCGAGCAAGGCATGACCGACACCGATTTCTACGTGATGTCGCTGCTCACCGTGCAACAGCCGCAGACGCCCGAACAGATCGCATCGCATGTGGACTACACCGGCATCGACATCGGCTCCATCGCGCTGCAATCGCTGATCGCCAAGGGCCTGCTCGAAGAAAGCCCGCAGCAACCCAAGGCGCTGCAGCTCACCCAGCAAGGCAATGAATCGATTCTGCACGTGCTGGCCGCAGCCAAGGCCGTGGAGGCCGACATCATCGACAGCCTCGGCGAAATGGAAGCCGCCACGCTACGCAATCTGCTGAAGAAGGCCATCTCCGCCACCGACCCGGGCCTGCCCAAACTCTGGCAAGCACGCGCAGCAGCCTGAACGGCGCATGCCACTCTAGTCCATACAAACGATGGCAAGGCGCGGCTTCGACACGAACATCGCACGCAACGCATTGCCGATCCGAGCATCCCTCCCCTTCATCCAAGACAGACATACCTACAGAAAGAAAGAGACAAGCCATGGGCGCCAATGACAAATTCTCCATCCCCGAAGGCAAGTACGTCGACATCGGCGAAGTCGCGGGCTTTGCCCAACGCGTGCACTACCACGAGATGGGCACGGGCGAGCCCGTGATCTTTCTACATGGCGCAGGCGGCGGCGCCAGCGGCTACAGCAACTTCAAGGGCAACTACCCGCAGTTTTCGCGCGCGGGCTTTCGCAGCATCGTGCCCGATCTGCTGGGCTATGGACTGTCCAGCAAGACCGAAGAGCCCAAGCAGTACGACCTTGATTTCTTCATCGCTGGCATCAAGGGTCTGGTCGATCAGTTGGGTCTCAAGGGCATCACGCTGCTCGGCAACTCGTTGGGCGGCGCGGTCGCGCTGGGCTATGCGCTCAAGCATCCTGAAGATGTGAAGCGCCTGATCCTCATGGCCCCCGGCGGCGTGGAAGATCTGGACACCTATCTGGCCATGCCCGGCATCGCCAACATGTTCAGCATCTACAAATCGGGCAAGACCGGCGCGCAAGCCATGCGCTCGGTGATGGAGATGCAGCTCTTCGACAAGACGCTGCTGACCGACGAGATCATCAACGAACGCTCGCCCATCGCCGACACCCAGACCCAAGCCGCGCGCTCGGTGCTCAAGGTGCCGAACATGACCGACGACCTGCACAAGATCAGCGTGCCCGTGCTCGGCTTCTGGGGCGTGAACGACGCGTTCAACCCGGTGAGCGGCGCCAGCAAGTTGGTCGACGGACTGCCCCACTGCCGCGTCTCGCTGGTCACGCAATGCGGCCACTGGGTCCAGGTCGAGCACCAGGACATGTTCAACCGCACCTGCATCGACTTTCTGCAACACGGATGAGCAGCCGCCTGCACGCCACCCGTCCCGCCATGAGCCAGACAGATTTCATCCAGACTCAGGGCCAGCGCCTGTACGACGCACTGCGCAACGCGCGCACGTTGGCACCGCTGACCGACACCCATCCCGACATGAGCGTGGATGAGGCCTACTACATCTCGCTTCACATGCTGGGCCTGCGCGAGCAGTCCGGCGAACGCCTGATCGGCAAGAAGATCGGCGTGACCAGCAAGCCCGTGCAGGACATGCTCGGCGTGCACCAACCC
This genomic stretch from Diaphorobacter sp. HDW4B harbors:
- a CDS encoding ferredoxin--NADP reductase, with the protein product MTTTSEATPAASRYHPLRVKEVIEETHDTKSIVFEVPSHLSEQFSYRPGQFLTLRLPIEGRHVPRCYSMSSSPALDAALRVTVKRVHQGRGSNWVCDKVRVGDSIELLPPSGLFSPKNMSQDFLLLAGGSGITPVFSILRTVLQKHEGRVVLFYANRDERSVIFKKDLQALASAYPERLQIVHWLDTLQGAPSQQQLAIWARPFVVSSAQAFICGPGPFMDAAQAALVQAGMAEESVHVERFVSLPDEEALQEMQQKDAAEAATTPVAVDEAQVQMRLDGEEYEFTCGGNETLLEAALRNGINAPFSCQAGMCASCMCKVQDGSVHMRHNEVLDAKDLSKKWILSCQSVPTSDKLRIQFPE
- a CDS encoding FAD-binding protein — its product is MAVKSNKQRISTVNPIEQVLDVGSESEITWHDSTDVLVVGWGAAGASAAIEAREQGADVLVVDRFGGGGASVLSGGVVYAGGGTQQQKAAGFDDTPEAMADYLKHEVNGVVSDATLKRFCEDSVANLEWLERQGARFDSTMPKYKTSYPPDGVYLYYSGNEVVPAYGNPRLAKRPAPRGHRTVAKGQSGTTLFNALQQSTIAHGARTLTQARVRRLVREQKTGRILGVEVWVLPEGDPRTARHKALDALVAKWRLYQAPRAQAGRREAAQIESQIGEKRYLRARKGVVLSTGGYIFNPELLDLHAPAYKPGWLTGAAGCDGSGLRLGQSVNAGTQDLNNISAWRFITPPAVWPKGLVVNRRGERFCNEQVYGAKLGYELMEKQGGKAWLIIDSALRRQATWQCLFGGLWAFQSMPALALMYKVAVKGRDVADLARKIGADANVLQRQFDDANAAARGERVDTMGKAMDMRHEFKGGTLFAIDISITQKMFPLAVLSLGGLKVNEESGHVLDAHGRDIPGLYAAGRTAVGVASSRYVSGLSLADCVFSGRRAGRAAAADVQPSAKPVNAEARQVELDIALA
- a CDS encoding FAD-binding protein, which encodes MAVQEYDVVVVGSGAGALLGAIRAKEQGLKTLVVEKTELFGGTSALSGGGIWIPVNYDQKRAGVKDDLPTAFGYMMRCVRGMASDDRVLAYVETASKMAEYLKQIGVPYRCMPKYADYYPHIEGSKPGGRTMDPVDFNAAKLGMPALETMRPGPPGNQLFGRMSINAFEAHSMLSREFKSRFTIIGMMLKYFLDYPWRNKTRRDRRLTGGQALIAGLLTAANKAGVDMWRKAALKELVQDASGRVTGVVVEKDGQRVQINANRGVLLGAGGFERNQQMREQYLVQPSRAEWTATPVGGNEGDAHRAGKAVGAQLYLMDWSWGCPTMDVPKEPAYRGIFVERSLPGCMVVNNRGLRFLNESGPYPEFQQAMLADAAKGHGAAPAWIVFDANFRAQNPIGPLMPGSAVPDSKLRKSWLNKVYWKGETLDDLAREIGVDAAGLKDSARRMTEYAKTGKDMDFDRGGNVFDRYYGDPRLKNPNLGAVEKGPFYAMQLWPGEIGTKGGLLTDREARVLNEQGAVIPGLYCVGNNSASVMGPAYPGAGSTLGPAMTFAFRAVADILGKPLPLENTQLLKQAA
- a CDS encoding acyl-CoA dehydrogenase family protein, which produces MNAVTDKFAPESYLTPEALEMIEKAKALAPKLAERSFQADTEGRISDETIEEMTREGFFRVLQPKRWGGYEMDPRVFYTIQMELAKGCMSTAWVFGVVGVHPWQLALFPAQAQQDVWSQDSSVRIASTYMPTGKAVPVEGGYQFSGRWSFSSGSKHCDWLFLGGLLPKKDGSGALEHVTFLVPKVDYRIEDNWDVLGLRATGSHDIIVENAFVPEHRTQRTNDHSDAGCPGRAENTNWLFRIPFTHVFQRAVSTSCLGALDGAISEFKRRATAHVGKHGNRTAEDPNSQTAVTEATIALDQLKLVLFRNYARIVDAAKTGIQLGLEERLLQRAQASYVPKLTGFHASELLRATAASGTFRTNPIERVFRDIHQGRSHIANNTDAYVRAYGSQVLGIQNQEPFV
- a CDS encoding flavin reductase, producing the protein MQSTAATFDPKDFRRALGMFGTGVTIVTTRADNGEPVGITANSFNSVSLEPPMVLWSLAKNARSLPVFQNAQTWNVHILSNEQEALSNRFARAGEDKFSGLPLDSQDSHAPLLQDCSARFQCKTAFQYDGGDHIIFVGKVTGYDATPRPPLLYVTGGYALASRKSGEIASEPAADTNRAYSENLIGYLLGRAHFQVLNGIRKPMSEQGMTDTDFYVMSLLTVQQPQTPEQIASHVDYTGIDIGSIALQSLIAKGLLEESPQQPKALQLTQQGNESILHVLAAAKAVEADIIDSLGEMEAATLRNLLKKAISATDPGLPKLWQARAAA
- a CDS encoding alpha/beta fold hydrolase, producing the protein MGANDKFSIPEGKYVDIGEVAGFAQRVHYHEMGTGEPVIFLHGAGGGASGYSNFKGNYPQFSRAGFRSIVPDLLGYGLSSKTEEPKQYDLDFFIAGIKGLVDQLGLKGITLLGNSLGGAVALGYALKHPEDVKRLILMAPGGVEDLDTYLAMPGIANMFSIYKSGKTGAQAMRSVMEMQLFDKTLLTDEIINERSPIADTQTQAARSVLKVPNMTDDLHKISVPVLGFWGVNDAFNPVSGASKLVDGLPHCRVSLVTQCGHWVQVEHQDMFNRTCIDFLQHG